In Candidatus Desulfofervidus auxilii, one genomic interval encodes:
- a CDS encoding HlyD family secretion protein: protein MAINRWRLLRLLVFGILFLGLVLSIIFFIYYKKTHITTDNAYVRGHIHWVYPRINGSVIQVLVEDNQSVKKGQILVLLDPEEYKVKLLESKAELGLALSRLKEAEVHVKAVKAEVNLNKAEFAKAKADFRRAKVLYQKRVISKEKYERYLTNYEVSQAKLMAIKESLKQAKMQIKTAKENVNLCKRKVEVDQLNLKYTTIIAPVSGYVTKKSVEVGQRVNPNRPLLAIVPLDEIWIEANYKEGQLEKIRPGQRVKIKIDAYPDKRFYGQVESIQAGTGAVFSLFPPENATGNWVKVTQRIPVKIVFTHPNNKDNKVLRIGMSAVTTVLVK from the coding sequence ATGGCTATTAACCGATGGCGATTATTAAGATTACTGGTTTTTGGCATTTTGTTCCTGGGATTGGTTTTAAGTATCATCTTTTTTATCTATTATAAAAAAACCCATATTACTACGGATAATGCTTATGTTCGTGGGCACATTCATTGGGTTTATCCTAGAATAAATGGCAGTGTAATACAGGTGCTAGTTGAGGATAACCAATCGGTAAAGAAGGGGCAAATCCTCGTTCTCCTTGACCCAGAAGAATATAAGGTGAAGTTATTGGAAAGTAAGGCCGAGCTTGGTTTGGCCCTATCAAGGTTAAAAGAAGCAGAAGTCCATGTGAAGGCAGTGAAGGCAGAGGTAAATCTAAATAAGGCTGAATTTGCTAAAGCAAAGGCCGATTTTCGGCGCGCTAAAGTGCTTTATCAAAAGAGGGTGATATCTAAAGAAAAATATGAGAGGTATTTAACAAACTATGAGGTAAGCCAAGCTAAACTAATGGCCATTAAAGAAAGTTTAAAACAGGCCAAAATGCAAATTAAAACAGCCAAGGAAAATGTAAATCTCTGTAAGAGAAAGGTAGAGGTAGACCAGTTAAATTTAAAATACACTACTATTATAGCGCCAGTTTCTGGTTACGTTACTAAAAAATCTGTGGAAGTAGGGCAAAGGGTAAATCCAAATAGACCCCTTTTGGCCATTGTGCCCTTAGATGAAATTTGGATAGAGGCCAATTATAAAGAAGGCCAATTGGAAAAAATAAGGCCTGGGCAAAGGGTAAAGATAAAGATAGATGCCTATCCAGATAAAAGATTTTATGGGCAGGTAGAGAGTATTCAGGCAGGCACAGGAGCAGTATTTTCGCTTTTCCCTCCTGAAAACGCCACAGGTAATTGGGTGAAGGTTACCCAAAGGATACCGGTAAAGATTGTTTTTACTCACCCCAATAATAAAGATAACAAGGTTCTGAGAATTGGCATGTCTGCCGTGACTACCGTCTTAGTAAAATAA
- a CDS encoding cation:proton antiporter, giving the protein MHLNQAFSLMIITIGAALLPNISYRLKLPPVVAEILFGVLIGKTFLNVTFSGEWLPFLANLGFLMLMFLAGVEINFSMLEKQKPRQLLLYGVIFIATLTLAYIFSLSMGQGLFLALILSTTSLGLVVPTLHDVGISKAPLGQSILISATLADFLTFFGITFYLLFQKHGFSWQFIIPVPLFIFFGLLLWIARLWFWWNPEKAASLLGKSGPSELGVRFSMALLFIFVALSRVVGLDPLLGAFMGGCLLSFIFREKRLLEEKLTALAYGFLIPFFFIYVGIQFELKNILDKNQLLLIAKILLAAFVIKIIPSLLLVINRFPWKCALKAGILLSARLSLIVAAASIGVQQGFITPHLKDSIILLAIITSTLAPTIFKQIFNHETKLEM; this is encoded by the coding sequence ATGCACCTTAATCAGGCCTTTTCTTTGATGATTATCACCATAGGGGCTGCCTTACTGCCCAATATAAGCTATCGGCTAAAACTCCCTCCTGTAGTGGCTGAAATTCTTTTTGGAGTCCTCATCGGAAAGACTTTCCTAAATGTGACTTTTTCTGGTGAGTGGCTGCCATTTTTGGCCAACCTTGGGTTTTTAATGTTGATGTTCCTGGCCGGAGTTGAAATCAACTTTTCAATGTTAGAGAAACAAAAACCAAGACAATTGCTTCTTTATGGAGTGATTTTTATAGCAACACTTACCTTGGCTTATATTTTTTCTTTATCTATGGGACAAGGATTATTTTTGGCTTTAATCCTATCAACCACCTCTTTGGGATTAGTAGTACCCACTTTGCATGATGTAGGAATCAGTAAAGCTCCTCTAGGGCAGAGTATCCTCATTTCTGCTACCCTAGCTGATTTTTTAACTTTTTTTGGAATTACCTTTTACCTTCTTTTTCAAAAACATGGATTTAGTTGGCAATTTATAATTCCTGTTCCGCTTTTCATCTTTTTTGGTTTATTGCTATGGATTGCACGGTTATGGTTCTGGTGGAACCCTGAAAAGGCTGCCAGCCTACTTGGGAAATCCGGTCCCAGTGAATTAGGTGTTCGGTTTTCTATGGCCCTCCTCTTTATTTTTGTGGCCCTTTCAAGAGTGGTTGGTCTTGACCCTTTATTAGGAGCCTTTATGGGAGGCTGCCTGTTATCTTTTATCTTCAGAGAGAAAAGGCTTCTTGAGGAAAAGCTTACAGCCCTTGCCTATGGATTTTTGATTCCATTCTTTTTCATTTATGTAGGCATTCAATTTGAATTGAAAAATATACTAGATAAAAATCAGCTTTTGTTAATAGCTAAAATTTTATTAGCTGCTTTTGTTATAAAAATAATTCCTTCACTGCTTCTTGTTATAAACAGGTTTCCATGGAAATGTGCTCTAAAAGCTGGAATTCTACTTTCGGCTCGTTTAAGTCTGATTGTTGCAGCTGCCTCTATTGGTGTTCAGCAAGGTTTTATCACACCCCATCTTAAGGACAGTATTATCCTCCTAGCAATTATTACTTCCACCTTGGCTCCTACCATTTTCAAACAAATTTTTAATCATGAAACAAAATTGGAAATGTGA
- a CDS encoding succinate dehydrogenase iron-sulfur subunit: protein MHKIFFIQRFSAVKDKRPYWQKYVLECKPSWVVLDALEVIHRKDLSLAYRRACRHGICGSCAININGINRLACETRLADLPDKIKIRPLPGFSIIRDLVVDLTPVYEHVEAIKPYLITKTTPPVKERLQLPSERKRLDGLYDCIFCGACTGACPTFWANQEFLGPTALIQACRFLMDSRDEAKEERKKSLKAQPGLWQCHGIFNCVEACPKGLNPFKAIVTLRKAILFE, encoded by the coding sequence ATGCACAAAATTTTTTTCATCCAACGTTTTTCAGCAGTAAAGGACAAAAGGCCCTATTGGCAAAAATATGTCCTGGAATGTAAGCCTTCTTGGGTGGTATTAGATGCCTTAGAAGTCATACACAGAAAAGATTTATCCCTAGCATATCGGAGGGCCTGCCGCCACGGCATTTGTGGGTCTTGTGCCATCAACATCAATGGTATAAACCGATTGGCCTGTGAAACACGATTGGCCGATTTACCTGACAAGATTAAGATTAGACCTTTGCCTGGATTTTCTATCATAAGGGATTTGGTAGTAGATTTAACCCCTGTTTATGAGCATGTAGAAGCCATTAAACCTTATTTAATCACTAAAACAACACCACCAGTAAAGGAAAGATTACAGTTACCTTCTGAACGCAAAAGATTAGACGGTCTTTATGATTGCATTTTTTGTGGTGCTTGCACAGGTGCCTGTCCCACTTTTTGGGCCAATCAAGAGTTTTTAGGACCTACTGCCCTAATTCAGGCCTGCCGTTTTCTTATGGACAGCCGGGATGAGGCCAAAGAAGAAAGAAAAAAGAGCTTAAAGGCACAACCCGGATTGTGGCAGTGCCATGGTATATTTAACTGTGTAGAGGCCTGCCCTAAGGGCTTAAATCCTTTTAAAGCCATAGTAACTTTAAGGAAGGCTATTTTATTTGAGTGA
- a CDS encoding aspartate carbamoyltransferase catalytic subunit — translation MRIFSKHHLLGIEELSQKEIEFILHTAEAMKEISFRDIKKVPTLRGKTIITFFYEPSTRTRTSFEIAAKRLSADTINISASTSSLVKGESLLDTAKNLQAMQPDVLIIRHPQAGAPHFLAKHIDAAVINAGDGMHEHPTQALLDAMSIIEKKGKIKGLNIAIIGDIAHSRVARSDILLFTKLGAKVTVSGPLTLIPPYIEATGANYCFPIESALENADVVIALRVQQERLKQTYFPDIREYAIRFGLNKKRLSLTKKDAIVMHPGPVNWGVELDPEIMDMPQTIILDQVTNGVAVRMAILYLVTGEKH, via the coding sequence ATGAGAATATTCAGCAAGCACCACTTATTAGGTATCGAGGAACTCTCTCAGAAGGAAATAGAATTTATTTTGCATACTGCAGAGGCAATGAAAGAAATTTCCTTTAGAGATATTAAAAAAGTACCTACATTGCGGGGAAAAACTATAATTACCTTTTTTTATGAACCTAGCACTCGCACCAGAACTTCCTTTGAAATCGCAGCTAAAAGACTTAGTGCTGATACTATTAATATCTCTGCTAGCACTAGCAGTTTAGTTAAAGGAGAGAGTTTATTAGACACCGCTAAAAATTTACAGGCTATGCAACCAGATGTTCTTATCATTCGCCACCCCCAAGCCGGTGCTCCCCATTTTTTGGCTAAGCACATAGATGCTGCTGTAATCAATGCTGGTGATGGAATGCATGAACATCCTACTCAAGCCTTATTAGATGCCATGAGTATTATTGAAAAAAAGGGGAAAATTAAAGGATTAAATATTGCTATTATAGGAGACATTGCCCATAGCCGAGTAGCCCGCTCAGATATTCTTCTTTTCACCAAATTAGGGGCAAAGGTGACAGTTTCAGGTCCTTTAACTCTTATCCCCCCGTATATTGAGGCTACAGGAGCAAATTATTGTTTTCCTATAGAAAGTGCTTTAGAGAATGCAGATGTGGTCATTGCTTTGCGGGTGCAGCAAGAACGTTTAAAACAAACATATTTTCCAGATATAAGAGAATATGCCATTCGATTTGGTTTAAATAAAAAACGACTTTCTTTAACCAAAAAAGATGCCATTGTTATGCACCCAGGTCCTGTAAACTGGGGTGTAGAATTAGACCCTGAGATTATGGATATGCCTCAAACAATCATTCTGGATCAGGTAACTAATGGTGTAGCTGTCCGCATGGCCATATTATACTTAGTAACAGGAGAAAAACACTAA
- a CDS encoding dihydroorotase, whose protein sequence is MRLVIKSGYVIDPSQSLDGIFDVLVEDGIIKAIDTNIDIQGAEVIHAQGKIVTPGLIDVHVHLREPGFEYKETIHTGAKAAVAGGFTAVCCMANTNPVNDNQEVTRYILKRATECGLARVYPIGAVSKQLKGEELACIGELKEAGVVALSDDGNPIVNSGFLRRALEYAKYFNLPIISHAEDRSLAPAGVMNEGKISTLLGLPGIPAISEEIMVFRDIKLAELTNWHIHIAHVSTAGSIELIRRAKEKKIKVTAETCPHYFTLTEEAAKEFNPNTKVSPPLRTATDVEAIKQALKEGIIDIIATDHAPHQFLEKEVPFEQAPSGIIGLESALPISLKLVEEGVLTWPQLITKMSYAPAKVFNLPGGSLKPGNLADITIIDPNFSYKIDVNQFYSKGRNCPFHGWEVKGKAIMTLIGGNIVYRISEKQQK, encoded by the coding sequence ATGAGGTTGGTTATTAAGTCGGGTTATGTCATAGACCCTAGTCAATCACTAGATGGAATATTTGATGTTTTAGTAGAAGACGGCATAATTAAAGCTATAGATACTAATATTGATATACAAGGAGCAGAAGTTATTCATGCTCAAGGGAAAATTGTAACTCCTGGACTAATAGATGTCCATGTGCATTTAAGAGAACCTGGTTTTGAATACAAAGAAACCATCCATACCGGAGCAAAGGCTGCTGTAGCTGGTGGTTTTACTGCGGTATGTTGTATGGCCAATACCAATCCTGTCAATGATAATCAAGAGGTAACCCGCTATATTTTAAAAAGAGCAACTGAGTGTGGCTTAGCACGGGTTTATCCCATTGGTGCTGTGAGTAAACAACTAAAAGGAGAGGAATTGGCCTGTATTGGAGAATTAAAAGAGGCTGGGGTAGTGGCCCTTTCTGATGATGGGAATCCTATTGTAAATAGCGGTTTTTTAAGGCGAGCTTTAGAATATGCTAAATATTTTAATTTGCCTATTATTTCTCATGCCGAAGACAGGTCCCTCGCTCCTGCTGGAGTAATGAATGAAGGCAAGATATCTACCTTGTTAGGCCTACCAGGCATCCCTGCTATTTCTGAAGAAATTATGGTTTTTAGAGATATCAAATTGGCTGAATTAACCAACTGGCATATTCATATTGCCCATGTGAGCACTGCAGGGAGTATAGAGTTGATAAGAAGAGCAAAGGAGAAAAAAATTAAGGTCACTGCCGAAACCTGTCCCCACTATTTCACTCTGACGGAAGAGGCAGCAAAAGAGTTTAATCCTAATACTAAAGTCAGTCCTCCTCTACGCACTGCCACCGATGTAGAAGCCATTAAACAGGCCTTAAAAGAAGGTATTATTGATATTATTGCTACTGACCATGCCCCTCACCAATTTTTAGAAAAAGAAGTGCCTTTTGAACAAGCACCTAGTGGAATTATAGGTCTGGAATCAGCCTTGCCCATTTCTCTCAAATTGGTAGAAGAAGGAGTACTCACTTGGCCTCAACTAATTACTAAAATGAGTTATGCACCGGCTAAAGTGTTTAATTTACCAGGAGGTAGCCTCAAACCAGGGAATTTAGCAGATATTACTATTATTGACCCTAATTTTTCTTATAAAATTGATGTAAACCAGTTCTATTCCAAGGGCCGTAATTGTCCTTTTCACGGTTGGGAAGTAAAAGGGAAGGCGATAATGACCCTAATTGGTGGGAACATAGTTTATCGAATCTCAGAAAAGCAACAAAAATAG
- a CDS encoding TetR/AcrR family transcriptional regulator — MKNKNTKAKILNASIKLFAQYGYDGVGIRRIAKEAGVNSSMISYYFGNKENLYKTVLSLYLDEFKTIVMRLPIKNEEQFLKEFIKHHIRILKKRGKYIALIIARESVEDFERSKDFFNEFLKEIKNKIETVFRQGIKKGFLKDIDPVVLTRILIGIDIIFAFKIENLDEKTTSHLAYHILMDGIKRT, encoded by the coding sequence ATGAAAAATAAAAATACTAAAGCCAAGATACTAAATGCCTCTATAAAACTCTTTGCTCAATACGGCTACGATGGGGTGGGTATTAGGCGGATTGCTAAAGAAGCAGGGGTAAACAGTTCTATGATCAGCTACTATTTTGGGAATAAAGAAAATTTATATAAAACCGTGCTTTCTCTCTATTTAGACGAGTTTAAAACAATTGTAATGCGTTTGCCTATAAAAAATGAAGAGCAATTCCTAAAAGAATTTATTAAACATCACATTCGTATTTTGAAAAAAAGAGGGAAATATATCGCCCTTATTATAGCTAGAGAATCTGTGGAAGATTTTGAAAGGTCTAAGGATTTTTTTAATGAGTTTTTAAAAGAGATAAAAAATAAGATAGAGACTGTATTTAGGCAAGGTATAAAAAAGGGGTTTTTAAAAGATATAGACCCCGTGGTGTTAACCAGAATATTGATAGGGATCGATATAATATTTGCGTTTAAAATAGAGAATTTAGATGAAAAAACTACCAGTCACTTAGCTTACCATATACTTATGGATGGAATTAAGAGAACATAA
- a CDS encoding DHA2 family efflux MFS transporter permease subunit, whose translation MEKTSVNKWLVVGTVMLPTMMEIIDTTVVNVSLPHIQGSLSVGVEEVTWVLTSYLISNAIIIPMTAWLASIFGRKRYVLFSISLFTFSSLMCGTASSLSFLVFFRFLQGLAGGGLQPTSQAILLESFPLKERGMAISIYMMGTVMGPTIGPILGGWITDHWGWRWIFYINLPVGVISLFMVTFFIFDPAYIKRKIKKVDYWGLCFLSIGLASLQTVLDKGHLKDWFSSRFIVVLSVISFSLLVLFVINEIRTKQPLVQLRIFKKRSYAIGCTIIFLGFFAFFGSVVLLPLYVQKLMGYTAFLAGLVMGPGAIASIFFLPLVGRLTKFIDARYLLAIGFMGQLLALYLMSHFTLQIGFWQIIWPRLIQGASLAFFFVPLATVAFMEVKKQEMGNATAIYNLLRNLGASFGTAIVTTILSRRAQFHQNRLIEHLSPTDIPFQQSYEQLRHYFPSDFHALGGIYRELLHQTNMLAFNDAFFFCFFLFLILLPSLIILKKAKKTF comes from the coding sequence ATGGAAAAAACTTCTGTAAATAAGTGGCTAGTGGTAGGCACGGTGATGCTACCTACCATGATGGAAATTATAGATACCACCGTAGTTAATGTCTCTTTGCCTCACATTCAGGGTAGTCTTAGCGTAGGAGTAGAAGAAGTTACTTGGGTGCTTACTTCTTACCTGATTTCCAATGCCATTATCATTCCTATGACGGCATGGCTAGCAAGCATTTTTGGCAGAAAGAGATATGTGCTATTTTCTATTTCCCTTTTTACCTTTAGCTCTCTTATGTGCGGCACTGCCAGCAGCCTGTCTTTTTTGGTTTTTTTTCGCTTTTTACAGGGTCTTGCTGGAGGGGGATTACAACCTACCTCCCAAGCTATATTACTGGAATCCTTTCCTTTAAAAGAAAGGGGGATGGCCATCTCTATTTATATGATGGGCACGGTGATGGGACCCACCATAGGACCAATTTTAGGGGGTTGGATTACTGACCACTGGGGATGGCGGTGGATATTTTATATTAATCTTCCAGTTGGAGTAATCTCCTTGTTTATGGTCACCTTTTTTATCTTTGACCCTGCCTATATTAAACGCAAAATAAAAAAGGTTGACTATTGGGGATTATGCTTTTTATCTATAGGATTAGCTAGCCTCCAGACTGTTTTAGACAAAGGACATCTAAAAGATTGGTTTAGCTCTAGGTTTATTGTCGTCCTTTCAGTTATTTCTTTTAGTCTTCTTGTTCTATTTGTAATAAATGAAATTAGAACAAAACAACCGCTGGTTCAGTTGAGGATATTTAAAAAACGCTCTTATGCCATAGGGTGCACCATTATTTTTCTGGGCTTTTTTGCCTTTTTTGGAAGTGTAGTTTTATTGCCCCTTTATGTACAAAAATTAATGGGTTATACAGCCTTTCTTGCAGGATTGGTCATGGGGCCTGGAGCTATAGCCAGTATCTTCTTTTTACCCTTGGTAGGTAGGCTGACAAAGTTTATTGATGCTCGTTATTTGCTGGCAATAGGTTTTATGGGACAACTTCTTGCTCTTTATCTAATGTCTCATTTCACACTCCAAATTGGTTTTTGGCAAATTATTTGGCCCCGATTGATCCAAGGGGCAAGTCTGGCCTTCTTTTTTGTGCCTCTGGCAACAGTGGCCTTTATGGAAGTAAAAAAACAAGAAATGGGTAATGCCACCGCAATTTACAATTTGTTGCGTAATCTAGGAGCTAGTTTTGGCACTGCTATTGTTACTACTATTCTTTCTCGCCGGGCTCAATTTCACCAAAACCGCTTAATAGAACACTTATCTCCTACTGATATACCCTTTCAACAGAGTTATGAGCAACTAAGACACTATTTCCCTTCTGATTTTCATGCCCTTGGTGGTATATATAGAGAATTATTACACCAAACAAATATGCTTGCCTTTAATGACGCCTTTTTCTTTTGTTTTTTTCTATTTTTAATCCTGTTGCCTAGCTTAATCATTCTCAAAAAGGCTAAAAAAACATTTTAA
- a CDS encoding DUF4388 domain-containing protein has translation MNMWKIQVLRKKDFPSNDFFKHLLKGTEYYQRRHFERAIEEWNVANKLHFTEPINLEKTEGRIFCGSVFKEIPFLFFLYAIYSNMATGIAVVKTKEISKKLMFKGGLLISAATTRREERIGNFIVKRSNITPEILEQLVIEAKQTGERLGKFLVKKGFLSAKTLRELLTLQIEEIVSDIFFWQKGQFYFFETPINEEIITNYTPIKIALTAAQRGFNFTRFRKQIPNNKVIFRLSPYVEKEREEILKKLDANEQFIFSLIDGVRNIDQLINFSGCDEVSVINALYRLSSMGLIRKTKEVGEYQDKEFMDISTTLNTLVDIFNLIVSNLFYEIGLKGKEIIGKARQGLKSEYRKIFVDVSLEDPDKLDINAVRKNIAFYFPSPQHRFIFIDAFHDLYINILDELKKFLGLGLAKETISEIEKMRKNIERFDIDISLKERLLRILDEIVKKY, from the coding sequence ATGAATATGTGGAAAATCCAAGTCTTAAGAAAGAAAGATTTTCCTTCTAATGATTTTTTTAAACATCTTCTAAAAGGAACTGAATATTATCAAAGACGCCATTTTGAAAGAGCTATTGAAGAATGGAATGTAGCCAATAAACTTCATTTTACAGAACCTATAAATTTGGAAAAAACAGAGGGACGAATATTTTGTGGAAGTGTGTTCAAAGAAATACCTTTTTTATTTTTTCTGTATGCTATTTATAGCAATATGGCCACAGGTATAGCTGTAGTAAAGACCAAAGAAATATCTAAGAAACTTATGTTTAAAGGCGGGTTACTTATTTCTGCAGCTACTACCAGGAGAGAAGAGAGAATAGGTAATTTTATAGTGAAGAGGAGCAATATCACTCCCGAAATATTGGAGCAGTTAGTTATAGAAGCAAAACAAACTGGGGAAAGATTAGGTAAATTTTTAGTAAAAAAAGGGTTTCTTTCTGCAAAAACATTGCGAGAACTTCTCACCCTTCAAATTGAAGAAATTGTAAGTGATATTTTCTTCTGGCAAAAAGGGCAGTTTTATTTTTTTGAAACTCCCATAAATGAAGAGATAATTACCAATTATACACCGATTAAAATTGCATTAACGGCAGCTCAAAGGGGCTTTAATTTCACCCGTTTTAGAAAACAAATTCCTAATAATAAAGTTATTTTTCGCCTTTCTCCTTATGTCGAAAAAGAAAGAGAAGAGATTTTAAAAAAACTTGATGCAAATGAACAATTCATTTTTTCTCTAATAGATGGTGTGCGAAATATAGATCAACTTATAAATTTTAGTGGTTGCGATGAAGTATCTGTGATCAATGCCCTCTATCGCCTTAGCTCTATGGGGCTGATAAGGAAAACCAAAGAAGTAGGTGAATATCAAGATAAAGAATTTATGGATATATCTACTACCTTAAATACATTAGTGGATATTTTTAACCTTATTGTGAGTAATCTCTTTTATGAAATAGGATTAAAAGGTAAGGAAATCATTGGGAAAGCACGGCAGGGTTTGAAATCAGAATATCGGAAAATATTTGTAGATGTTTCTTTGGAAGATCCAGATAAACTGGACATAAACGCAGTTCGGAAAAATATAGCTTTTTATTTTCCTTCTCCTCAACATAGGTTTATATTCATTGATGCCTTTCATGACCTTTACATCAATATTCTAGATGAATTAAAGAAATTTTTAGGTTTAGGGTTGGCTAAAGAAACTATTAGTGAAATTGAAAAAATGAGAAAAAATATTGAGAGATTTGATATAGATATTTCTTTAAAAGAACGTTTGTTGAGAATTTTAGATGAAATAGTCAAAAAATATTAA
- a CDS encoding NAD-binding protein, with the protein MKILIVGAGKTTREILRRLGEAWSVTLVDIVSDRLNLLKKNFKQVTKTVLGDASSLITLKEANLENQDFVVGVTNHDDVNLEVCRLAKERGIKNIVALVNDSLNLKEFDRLNVRPVCWSYLAAREIELCLENPRLFVTTIGGGKGEIMEIEVSRYAPVVGKKIREFRARNWLIAAIYRKGELIIPHGDTIIQSNDWITIIGHPDLYQAISHLFKYQEPSFPLVYGQNILIPVEDIEIFEDALSEAFYLIRNTRAQKAVILVPKELEETIFKKVQKIEEPREVEIRIFREKMEHTLITITYHESVGCVLIPPPSPGILDRIFSHSRVIPLVHKLGSPLLVFKATYPYNQILVPYNATQSSALALEIAIDIARQTDASISVVVVLEPTFIRGEESSGWAEDVLDHAREIAQIHKFPIKEIKLEGNPVKEVTKLAENYDLLILGSTTQNVPFLKPHIGELLIEKSPCSVMVVAY; encoded by the coding sequence ATGAAAATCTTGATTGTTGGAGCCGGGAAGACAACACGAGAGATTCTGCGGCGCTTGGGTGAAGCGTGGTCGGTGACTTTAGTTGATATTGTTTCTGATCGCCTGAATTTACTTAAAAAAAATTTCAAACAGGTAACTAAAACTGTCTTGGGAGATGCCTCAAGTCTTATAACTCTTAAAGAAGCAAATCTTGAAAACCAAGACTTCGTTGTGGGTGTCACCAATCATGATGATGTAAACTTAGAAGTCTGCCGACTAGCCAAGGAGAGAGGGATTAAAAATATTGTTGCCTTGGTAAATGATAGTCTTAACCTTAAAGAATTTGACAGATTAAACGTAAGACCCGTCTGTTGGAGTTACTTGGCAGCTAGGGAAATCGAATTGTGTTTGGAAAACCCTCGGTTATTTGTTACTACTATTGGAGGGGGCAAAGGCGAAATAATGGAGATAGAGGTCAGCCGCTATGCACCCGTAGTAGGTAAAAAAATACGGGAATTTAGGGCCAGAAACTGGCTAATTGCAGCTATTTACCGCAAAGGCGAGCTAATAATTCCCCATGGAGATACTATTATTCAATCTAATGACTGGATAACCATTATTGGCCACCCTGACCTCTATCAAGCTATTTCTCATCTCTTCAAATACCAGGAACCTTCCTTCCCCCTAGTTTATGGACAAAATATTTTAATCCCAGTTGAAGATATTGAAATTTTTGAAGATGCTCTTTCTGAAGCCTTTTACTTAATAAGAAATACCAGGGCTCAAAAAGCTGTTATTTTGGTTCCCAAAGAACTAGAAGAAACAATTTTTAAAAAAGTTCAAAAAATTGAAGAGCCACGAGAGGTGGAAATTAGAATTTTTCGGGAAAAAATGGAACATACTCTTATTACCATTACTTACCATGAAAGTGTTGGGTGCGTTCTTATCCCTCCTCCTTCGCCGGGGATTTTAGACCGCATATTTAGCCATAGCAGAGTAATACCATTGGTTCATAAATTAGGTTCACCTCTATTGGTGTTTAAGGCTACCTATCCTTATAACCAGATTCTAGTCCCTTATAACGCCACTCAAAGCTCAGCTCTTGCTCTAGAAATAGCAATTGATATTGCCAGACAGACAGATGCCAGTATTTCAGTGGTAGTAGTGTTAGAACCGACTTTTATTAGAGGAGAGGAGTCCAGTGGTTGGGCTGAAGATGTACTGGACCATGCTAGAGAAATTGCCCAAATTCATAAATTCCCTATCAAAGAGATTAAACTCGAGGGGAATCCTGTAAAGGAAGTAACTAAATTAGCTGAAAATTATGACCTCCTTATTTTAGGTAGTACTACTCAAAATGTACCTTTCTTAAAACCTCATATTGGGGAACTATTGATTGAAAAGAGCCCATGTTCGGTAATGGTGGTGGCTTATTGA